From Trueperella pecoris, a single genomic window includes:
- a CDS encoding bifunctional [glutamine synthetase] adenylyltransferase/[glutamine synthetase]-adenylyl-L-tyrosine phosphorylase, producing the protein MVSQLRRLGFSRPDRAESLLGSDSLAGVDREWLVEYASESADPDQALLGYLRLFESAQCEGEEAQRALYATCESTTSTRRLFAILGMSATLSERLIIHPANVHILCDAKIAQGGVHTTLEGEQEAALAAVHATRDGAGFPRADVESLGGEEAAIEALREHYWYRITQIAAEDLTAGPAPEHLELIVRALSDVVGGALEAALAIGRARYDATQVGLAVIAMGKTGGREVNYISDVDLIYVARSLTGDDEDALGTAAKLAEFISHAVGAPGHTPAILEIDTALRPEGKAGPIVRTLESHEAYYERWAENWEFQALLKARPIAGDLELGRRYVEALTPYVWSAAGREGFVEETRAMRRRVERLVPPREADRQIKLGRGGLRDIEFTVQLLQLVHGRTDDTVHQRSTLEALAALRDAGYIGRTSAATMNAHYRFLRSLEHRVQLHRIRRSHVLPTADADLRRIARSLNIDGLATADELKALWAKVRREVRALHLEIYYRPMLPATAKLSADNAALEPEAAKARLAAIGYGDPSSAYANALALTTGLNRTAAISRQIMPVMLEWLADGPEPDFGLASFRDVSEALGTTSWYMRLLRDSRVVGERLAKLLSTSRYVARELPSLAEAIAWLDEDALLKPKDPADLSAELDALLARRSEPDQIAIAGRGLRRRELLRTSMASVLGLVDEAESRRAISTAGQIAAEAALRAARLKVGAPKSLRFAIIAMGRFGGEEMGYMSDADVLFVYDAHGLAAQEAGAMAIDIARNVMAMLSSPATEPAFLADADLRPEGKNGPLARSLESYRAYYDQWVETWERQALLRARFLTGDAGVGAAFIELIDPVRYPEGGLQATEVTQIRRMKARVESERIPRGIQRNRHLKLGPGGLSDVEWAVQLLQLRYAGQIAALRTPSTLRAIEAASAAGLITRDEADRLSQTWSFASALRDANVLGSGRTRGSKLDVLAHTTRELANVAALLGRAEKHSIEEDYLRAARRGRRVVERIIYEE; encoded by the coding sequence ATGGTCTCGCAGCTGAGGCGGTTGGGCTTCTCGCGACCCGACCGCGCTGAGAGTCTGCTGGGAAGTGATTCCCTGGCCGGCGTGGACCGCGAATGGCTAGTGGAATATGCATCAGAAAGCGCTGACCCGGACCAGGCTCTCTTGGGCTACCTGAGGCTCTTTGAGTCGGCCCAATGCGAGGGCGAGGAGGCTCAGCGGGCGCTGTATGCCACATGTGAGTCCACGACGTCGACGCGGCGGCTTTTTGCCATTCTTGGCATGTCGGCCACGCTCAGTGAACGCCTCATCATTCACCCCGCGAACGTCCACATTCTGTGCGACGCGAAGATCGCTCAAGGGGGTGTCCACACAACACTCGAGGGCGAACAGGAGGCTGCCCTGGCCGCCGTCCACGCCACCCGTGACGGCGCTGGCTTCCCTCGTGCCGACGTCGAAAGCTTGGGCGGCGAAGAGGCAGCGATTGAGGCGCTCCGGGAGCACTATTGGTACAGGATCACCCAGATCGCGGCGGAAGACCTCACGGCCGGCCCGGCCCCGGAGCATCTGGAGCTCATCGTGCGTGCCTTGTCGGACGTCGTCGGGGGAGCTCTGGAAGCCGCCCTCGCCATCGGACGCGCGAGGTACGACGCGACTCAGGTCGGGCTGGCCGTCATCGCCATGGGCAAGACGGGCGGGCGTGAGGTCAACTATATTTCCGACGTCGACCTGATTTACGTGGCGCGCTCCCTCACCGGCGACGACGAGGACGCGCTCGGCACGGCGGCAAAGCTGGCGGAGTTTATCTCGCACGCGGTTGGCGCCCCGGGGCACACCCCCGCGATCCTCGAGATCGACACGGCGCTGCGACCCGAGGGCAAGGCAGGCCCGATCGTGCGCACGCTCGAATCACACGAGGCCTACTACGAACGTTGGGCGGAGAATTGGGAGTTCCAAGCCTTGCTCAAGGCTCGGCCCATCGCCGGCGACCTTGAGTTGGGCCGGCGTTACGTTGAGGCCCTGACCCCCTACGTGTGGAGCGCCGCCGGGCGTGAGGGGTTCGTTGAGGAAACGCGTGCGATGCGGCGTCGTGTGGAGCGCCTGGTTCCGCCGCGCGAGGCTGATCGGCAGATCAAGCTGGGCCGCGGGGGCCTGCGCGACATCGAGTTCACGGTCCAGCTTCTTCAACTCGTCCACGGCCGCACGGACGACACCGTCCACCAACGTTCCACCCTCGAGGCCCTCGCCGCCCTTCGCGACGCCGGCTACATCGGCCGGACCAGCGCGGCGACGATGAATGCCCACTATCGATTCCTGCGCTCGCTCGAACACCGCGTCCAGCTGCACCGCATCCGCCGATCTCACGTGCTTCCCACCGCCGACGCCGACCTACGCCGGATTGCGCGTTCGCTCAACATCGACGGCCTTGCCACCGCCGACGAGCTCAAGGCCCTCTGGGCGAAGGTTCGCCGAGAAGTGCGTGCCTTGCATCTGGAGATCTATTACCGGCCCATGTTGCCAGCGACCGCCAAGCTCTCTGCCGATAACGCCGCCCTTGAGCCTGAGGCCGCCAAGGCGCGTCTGGCAGCCATCGGCTATGGGGATCCCAGCTCGGCCTATGCCAACGCGCTGGCGCTGACCACCGGCCTCAACCGCACGGCGGCGATCTCCCGCCAGATTATGCCCGTCATGCTCGAGTGGCTGGCGGACGGCCCGGAGCCGGATTTCGGGCTGGCCTCCTTCCGGGACGTTTCGGAGGCCCTGGGGACGACGTCGTGGTACATGCGCCTGTTGCGAGATTCGCGCGTGGTAGGTGAGCGGCTGGCGAAGCTCCTATCCACGTCGCGCTACGTTGCGCGTGAGCTGCCTTCCCTGGCAGAGGCCATCGCCTGGCTCGACGAGGACGCCTTGCTTAAGCCGAAAGACCCCGCCGACCTTTCGGCCGAGCTCGATGCCCTCCTTGCGCGCCGCAGCGAGCCGGATCAGATTGCGATCGCGGGCCGCGGGCTTCGGCGTCGTGAACTATTGCGCACCTCGATGGCAAGCGTCCTGGGGCTCGTCGACGAGGCGGAGAGCCGCCGCGCAATCTCCACCGCCGGCCAGATCGCCGCGGAGGCGGCGTTGCGGGCAGCGCGGTTAAAGGTGGGCGCACCCAAATCGCTTCGTTTCGCCATCATTGCCATGGGCCGTTTCGGCGGCGAGGAAATGGGCTACATGTCGGACGCGGACGTGCTTTTCGTCTACGACGCCCACGGACTGGCCGCACAGGAGGCCGGCGCGATGGCGATTGACATTGCGCGTAACGTGATGGCGATGCTGTCTTCCCCGGCCACCGAGCCCGCATTCCTCGCGGATGCCGATTTACGCCCCGAAGGAAAGAACGGGCCTCTTGCGCGCTCCCTCGAGTCCTACCGCGCCTACTACGACCAATGGGTCGAGACCTGGGAACGCCAGGCTCTCCTGCGGGCACGATTCCTCACGGGGGATGCGGGCGTGGGCGCGGCGTTCATCGAGCTCATCGACCCGGTGCGTTACCCGGAGGGCGGCCTGCAGGCCACGGAGGTCACCCAGATTCGTCGGATGAAGGCTCGCGTGGAGTCCGAGCGCATTCCGCGTGGGATCCAGAGGAATCGCCATCTCAAGCTCGGCCCGGGTGGCCTGTCGGATGTCGAATGGGCGGTGCAACTGTTGCAGCTGAGGTACGCGGGCCAGATCGCCGCGCTGCGCACCCCCAGCACGCTCCGCGCGATCGAGGCGGCGAGCGCGGCTGGGCTCATCACCCGCGACGAGGCTGATAGGCTCAGCCAGACTTGGTCGTTTGCCTCCGCTTTGCGTGACGCAAACGTGCTCGGTAGCGGTCGCACGCGCGGCTCCAAACTCGACGTGCTTGCCCACACCACACGCGAGCTGGCGAACGTGGCCGCCCTCCTTGGCCGGGCAGAAAAGCATTCGATCGAAGAGGACTACCTGCGGGCTGCGCGCCGCGGCCGGAGAGTGGTTGAGAGAATTATTTACGAGGAGTAA
- a CDS encoding glutamine synthetase family protein has protein sequence MDTQSEYVLRQVEDHDVRFVRLWFTDITGTLKSVAIAPAELETALEGGIAFDGSAVQGLTRGHESDMVMRPDPSTFQLLPWGDDDTRSARMFCSIYTPDGEPARTDPRAVLERQVERAAKLGFTFYAQPECEFYLFHPTTSEDEVPVPIDNGSYFDHVTRSIAQGFRSRAVKTLEDMGISVEFSHHEIGPGQNEIDLRRTDALTMADQIMTLRVVVEQVAISQGVMASFMPKPLIDAAGSGMHTHFALFEGNKNAFYDPLGDFNLSATGRKFVAGLLRHAPEITAITNQHVNSYKRLWDGYEAPNYISWGNSHTSLVRIPALVHGDPETARVEYRALDSAANPYLAFATILNAGLAGIEGDYALPEDLDVDVAELTELERRAMGLKALPASLSDALKAMRESELVAETLGEDAFAYFLRNKRHEWEEYRHQVTPFERRAFLMSK, from the coding sequence ATGGACACGCAATCTGAATACGTCCTCAGGCAAGTCGAGGATCACGATGTGCGCTTTGTACGGCTGTGGTTCACCGACATCACGGGTACGCTGAAGTCGGTGGCGATCGCTCCGGCCGAATTGGAAACGGCGCTCGAGGGTGGCATCGCCTTCGATGGCTCCGCCGTCCAGGGGCTGACACGCGGGCATGAGTCGGATATGGTGATGCGCCCCGATCCGTCCACCTTCCAGTTGCTTCCGTGGGGCGACGACGACACGCGTTCTGCACGCATGTTTTGCTCGATATATACGCCCGACGGCGAACCGGCGCGCACCGACCCGCGTGCGGTGCTCGAACGCCAAGTCGAGCGGGCGGCCAAACTCGGGTTCACTTTCTATGCGCAGCCCGAGTGCGAGTTCTATCTTTTCCATCCCACCACCAGCGAGGACGAGGTTCCAGTTCCGATCGATAACGGCTCGTATTTCGATCACGTGACGCGTTCGATCGCCCAAGGGTTCAGGTCGCGAGCGGTCAAGACGCTCGAAGATATGGGCATATCCGTGGAGTTTTCTCATCACGAGATTGGGCCAGGGCAAAACGAAATTGACCTGCGCCGGACCGACGCATTAACCATGGCGGATCAAATCATGACGCTCCGGGTCGTCGTCGAGCAGGTGGCGATCTCGCAGGGAGTCATGGCCAGCTTCATGCCTAAGCCGCTCATTGATGCGGCCGGATCGGGCATGCACACGCACTTTGCCCTGTTTGAGGGGAACAAGAACGCATTCTACGATCCCTTGGGCGACTTCAACCTGTCAGCGACGGGGCGAAAGTTCGTGGCTGGCCTGTTGCGTCACGCTCCCGAGATCACGGCGATCACCAATCAACACGTCAATTCCTACAAGCGCCTGTGGGACGGCTACGAGGCGCCGAACTACATTTCCTGGGGCAATAGCCACACGTCCCTGGTGCGTATTCCGGCGCTCGTGCATGGCGATCCGGAGACGGCTCGCGTGGAGTACCGAGCGCTCGACTCGGCTGCCAATCCCTACCTGGCGTTCGCGACCATTCTTAACGCGGGCTTGGCCGGAATCGAGGGGGACTACGCGTTGCCTGAGGATCTGGATGTGGACGTCGCGGAGCTGACCGAGCTCGAAAGGCGCGCGATGGGGCTGAAGGCATTGCCGGCCTCGCTCTCCGACGCCTTGAAGGCGATGAGGGAATCGGAGCTGGTGGCCGAGACGCTGGGGGAGGACGCGTTTGCCTACTTCCTGCGCAACAAGCGCCACGAGTGGGAGGAATACCGTCATCAGGTCACGCCGTTCGAGCGGCGTGCGTTCCTCATGTCGAAATAA
- the map gene encoding type I methionyl aminopeptidase, with amino-acid sequence MQADRAPLGNLKPGKISATRRVPDYIERPEYMFHDGPEVVTAPEIKSPETIEKIRAAGTIAADALYLAGAAIKPGVTTDELDAIAHDYMVSQGAYPSCLGYMGFRKSICTSINEVICHGIPDDRPLEEGDIINLDVTAYKDGVHGDTNAMFYVGEVDPESRLLCERTYTSMMRGIKAVKPGREINVIGRVIESYAKRFDYGVVEDFTGHGVGEAFHSGLIVPHYDAAPRHNEIIEPGMVFTIEPMLTLGEIDWFQWDDDWTVLTKDRGRSAQFEHTIVVTETGAEILTLPSMGQTTAAIPAGQ; translated from the coding sequence ATGCAAGCAGATCGCGCTCCATTAGGTAACCTCAAGCCCGGAAAGATTTCGGCCACCCGCCGCGTGCCCGACTACATCGAGCGGCCAGAATATATGTTCCACGACGGCCCGGAGGTCGTCACGGCCCCGGAGATTAAGTCCCCGGAGACCATTGAGAAGATTCGCGCGGCCGGCACGATTGCCGCTGACGCCCTCTACCTTGCCGGCGCCGCTATCAAGCCGGGCGTGACCACCGATGAGCTCGATGCCATCGCCCACGACTACATGGTTTCCCAAGGCGCCTACCCGTCCTGCCTGGGTTACATGGGCTTTCGCAAGTCCATCTGTACCTCCATCAACGAGGTTATCTGCCACGGCATCCCCGATGATCGCCCGCTCGAAGAGGGCGACATCATCAACCTCGACGTGACGGCGTATAAGGACGGCGTCCACGGAGACACCAACGCCATGTTCTACGTCGGCGAGGTCGATCCCGAATCTCGGCTGCTGTGCGAGCGCACCTACACGTCCATGATGCGCGGCATTAAGGCCGTTAAGCCGGGCCGCGAAATTAACGTGATTGGCCGCGTTATCGAATCCTACGCAAAGCGTTTCGACTACGGCGTGGTCGAAGACTTTACCGGCCACGGCGTCGGCGAGGCGTTCCACTCCGGTCTCATCGTTCCACATTACGACGCCGCGCCGCGCCACAACGAGATCATCGAACCGGGCATGGTCTTCACGATCGAGCCGATGCTCACTCTCGGAGAGATCGACTGGTTCCAGTGGGACGACGATTGGACCGTCCTGACCAAGGATCGCGGCCGTAGCGCTCAGTTCGAGCACACCATCGTGGTGACCGAAACCGGAGCAGAAATTCTCACGTTGCCCTCCATGGGCCAAACCACCGCGGCGATCCCCGCCGGGCAGTAG